A stretch of the Tachysurus vachellii isolate PV-2020 chromosome 26, HZAU_Pvac_v1, whole genome shotgun sequence genome encodes the following:
- the tbc1d8b gene encoding TBC1 domain family member 8B isoform X5 produces the protein MWLKPEEVLLKNALKLWVTEKSNDYFILQRRRGHGDSSVGLTGLLVGTLDTVFDSTAKVAPYRILHQTPDSQVYWNIACGASLEEISQHWDWLQLNIMRTLSVFDSGDDITSFVQGKIRGLIVEEDKVSAEDPERFREAALRFERLFSLPKKEKLVTYFSCSYWKGRVPNQGWIYLSTNFLCFYSYLLGNEVKLVFSWCEVSRLERSSSVLLTECIRVCVKEEDHYFSMFLRLQHTYELMQQLADYAVSRMFDKETYDAQHPLRDPLHITQRSLEAHMRNQSFRTFFRLPCSENLCEVHECFLWLPFSHIHTLGKICVSERYACFSSQDGNQCTVIIPLCEVVSVEVQNRSSRSLSVCVRGKRAFRFSEVRELDNLASTIRKCVTSSSPQHSHSTQLSLCDDEEEMMVGQVPVPVSAVSTEALMNVFHPHDVENLDPKMLKERMKEQSWQIHFAEYGRGSAMFRTRKTRELVTRGLPETLRGELWMLFSGAVNEMATHPGYYASLVDESVCVSSSIACDEIERDLHRSLPEHPAFQSDRGISALRRVLTAYANHNPAIGYCQAMNILASVLLLYASEEEAFWLLVSVCERMLPDYFNRRIIGALVDQAVFEEMMRDHLSQLTDHMTELSFLSSLSLSWFLTLFISVLPIESSVSVLDCFFHDGIRFILQLALTVIHHNMSHLLRCHDDAEAVTALNRFFDGVVNKDSPLPASVQQAAAATNHSADLDTVDISDIIREAYERFSDITWEDVENMRKRNKLYVIHTLEETTKQNVLRVVAQDVKFDICQLEELYFLFKRQHFLSCYWSVCSPSLQNHDPSLPYLDQYQLDLDQFSSLFNLLLPWKHAHKHTLVHSAFQLADDNRDGLVNFKEFICLLDILYNGSFTEKLKFLFKLHLPQADAPVCKALRSHASPVPAEGLSLPTRLSEHADDGVIRKSPERARGKVDLQEYLKQWQDELQKKEENIKDLPRIKQSLSSCLRLCTTFSMAMRKRSFCIVPLLG, from the exons ATGTGGCTCAAACCGGAAGAGGTGCTTTTAAAAAATGCGCTGAAATTATGGGTGACTGAAAAGTCTAATGATTATTTCATCCTGCAGCGGAGGAGAGGCCACGGAGACAGCAGTGTGGGACTGACAG GTCTCCTGGTTGGGACGTTGGACACAGTGTTTGACTCCACTGCAAAAGTGGCACCATATCGCATTTTACACCAAACACCTGATTCACAGGTATACTGGAACATCGCCTGTG gtgcaTCCCTTGAAGAGATTTCTCAGCACTGGGACTGGCTGCAGCTCAACATTATGAgaactctctctgtgtttgactCTGGTGATGACATCACAAGCTTCGTTCAGGGCAAGATtaga GGGTTAATTGTGGAGGAGGATAAGGTGAGTGCGGAGGACCCTGAGCGTTTCCGTGAGGCTGCACTTCGATTCGAGCGCTTGTTCAGTTTGCCAAAGAAGGAAAAACTAGTGACCTACTTCTCCTGCAGCTACTGGAAGGGCCGCGTTCCAAATCAGGGCTGGATCTACCTCAGCACTAACTTCCTGTGCTTCTACTCTTACCTACTAGGCAATgagg TGAAGCTGGTGTTCTCCTGGTGTGAGGTGAGCAGATTGGAGCGGTCCTCAAGTGTGTTGTTAACAGAgtgtatccgtgtgtgtgtaaaagaagagGATCATTACTTCTCCATGTTCCTGCGGCTGCAGCACACATATGAGCTCATGCAGCAACTTGCTGACTATGCCGTTTCACGTATGTTTGACAAGGAGACATACGATGCACAGCACCCTCTTAGGGACCCGCTACACATTACACAAAG gtCTCTGGAGGCGCACATGAGGAATCAGTCATTCCGCACCTTTTTTCGTCTTCCATGCAGTGAAAATCTGTGCGAAGTGCACGAGTGTTTTCTCTGGCTGCCGTtcagccacatacacacacttgggaagatctgtgtgtctgagagataTGCATGCTTCTCTAGCCAAGATGGAAACCAGTGTACTGTCATCATACcactgtgtgag gtTGTGAGCGTGGAGGTCCAGAATCGCAGCAGTCgttcactgagtgtgtgtgtacgtggtaAACGAGCTTTCCGTTTCTCGGAGGTTCGTGAATTGGACAATTTGGCCTCCACCATTCGCaagtgtgtgacatcatcaagtCCTCAACATTCGCACAGTACTCAG ctctctctgtgtgatgatgaggaggagatgATGGTGGGTCAGGTTCCAGTCCCCGTTTCAGCTGTCAGCACTGAGGCTCTGATGAATGTTTTCCATCCACATGATGTTGAAAATCTTGACCCAAAAATG CTGAAGGAGCGAATGAAGGAGCAGTCGTGGCAGATCCATTTTGCTGAGTATGGCAGAGGAAGTGCCATGTTCCGCACCAGGAAAACGAGAGAGCTTGTCACCCGCGGACTTCCAGAGACACTGCGTGGAGAACTGTGGATGCtcttctcag gtgcagtTAACGAAATGGCCACACACCCTGGGTATTATGCGTCTCTGGtggatgaaagtgtgtgtgttagcagttCGATAGCGTGTGATGAGATTGAGCGTGACCTGCACCGGTCACTCCCTGAACACCCAGCTTTCCAGAGCGACCGTGGAATATCTGCCCTGCGCAGGGTGCTAACAGCATATGCTAACCACAACCCTGCTATTGGCTACTGtcag GCCATGAATATCTTGGCATCTGTGTTGCTGCTGTATGCGAGTGAGGAGGAGGCCTTCTGGCTgctagtgtctgtgtgtgagaggatgCTGCCAGATTACTTCAACCGTAGGAttatcg gtGCCCTGGTGGACCAGGCAGTGTTTGAGGAGATGATGCGTGATCACTTGTCCCAGCTGACGGATCACATGACCGAACTGTCCTTCCTCTCGTCACTGTCGTTGTCATGGTTTCTGACACTCTTCATCAGTGTGTTACCGATCGAGAGCTCGGTCAGCGTGCTCGACTGTTTCTTCCACGACGGGATCCGATTCATCCTCCAGCTCGCCCTCACTGTCATACACCACAACATGTCCCACCTCCTCCGCTGCCATGATGACGCTGAGGCTGTCACTGCACTCAACAG GTTTTTTGATGGTGTGGTGAATAAGGACAGCCCACTTCCAGCTTCTGTACAGCAGGCCGCTGCAGcgaccaatcacagcgcagatcTGGATACTGTCGacatcagtgacatcatcagagaGGCCTACGAg agatTCAGTGATATTACTTGGGAGGATGTGGAGAACATGCGCAAACGCAACAAACTGTATGTCATTCACACACTTGAAGAGacgacaaaacaaaatgtt TTGCGAGTTGTTGCTCAGGATGTGAAGTTTGACATCTGTCAGCTGGAGGAGCTGTACTTTCTGTTTAag aggcaGCACTTCCTCAGCTGTTACTGGTCAGTGTGCAGTCCGTCACTGCAGAACCATGACCCGAGTCTGCCGTATCTTGATCAGTACCAACTGGACCTGGACCAGTTCAGCTCACTCTTCAACttactgttaccatggaaacatgCCCATAAACACACTCTGGTGCACTCAGCCTTTCAGCTTGCCGACGACAACAGAGACGGACTCGTCAACTTTAAGGAATTCATATGCTTGCTGG acATCCTCTACAATGGCTCATTTACAGAAAAGCTGAAGTTTCTCTTTAAACTTCATCTCCCTCAAG CAGATGCTCCTGTCTGTAAGGCTTTAAGGTCTCATGCCTctcctgtccctgctgaaggtctctctctccctactcGTCTTTCTG aacatGCTGATGATGGAGTGATAAGGAAAAGTCCAGAAAGAG